The following DNA comes from Streptomyces sp. Ag109_O5-10.
CCCAGCCCGGCATCAAGTTCTTCACCGATCTCGTCGCCAGTACGCACTACCGGCCCGCCTACACGGCCTACCCGAAGGTCTCCACCGCCATCCAGGAGGCCATGGAGAGCGTGACCACCGGTGACGCGTCGGCCGACAAGGCGGCGGGCACCTACGATGCGACGCTCAAGGACGTCACCGACGGCCAAGTGGTCACCCAGTGACTCAGCCGGTGAGGCATCCCGTGGTCACCCGGCGCATCGCCCGCGGCCTCCCGCTCGCCCCCGCCCTGGTCCTGATCCTCCTGTTCCTGGGCGGGCCGATCGTCTACTGCGCCTGGATCGCCTTCACCGACCTCCAGCTCACCGGCCAGGCGCACTCCTCCTTCGTCGGTTTCGCCAACTTCCGCAGGGCGTTCCGCGACGACGCGTTCCTGAACGCGGTCTGGCTGACCCTGGTCTTCACCGTGCTGTCCTCGCTCGTCGGGCAGAACACGCTGGGCCTCGCGCTCGCCGCGCTGATGCGGCGGGCGTCGAAGCCGGTGCGGACGCTCACCGGGGGCATCGTGGTCACGGCGTGGGTGCTGCCGGAGGTCGTCGCCGGATTCCTGCTGTACGCCTTCTTCCGCAAGGAGGGCACCCTCAACGCCGTCCTCGGCCTCCTTCATCTGCCGTCGCAGAACTGGCTGTTCACGCTGCCCATCCTGGCCGTGTCGTTCGCCAACGTGTGGCGGGGCACGGCCTTCTCGATGCTGGTCTACTCCGCCGCCCTCGACGAGATACCGAGCGAGATCGAGGAGTCCGCGGAGGTGGACGGCGCCGGCGGCTGGCGGCGGATGTGGCACATCACGCTCCCCATGATCCGGCGGTCCATCGGGACGAACCTGATGCTCAACACCCTCCAGACGCTCTCCGTCTTCGGGCTGATCTGGGTGATGACCCGGGGCGGCCCCGGCGGCAAGAGCCAGACGCTGCCCCTCTTCATGTACGAACAGGCCTTCCAGAACAGCATGATCGGGTACGGGACCGCGGTCGCCCTGCTCCTTCTCCTGGTCGGTTCGCTCTTCTCCGTCGTCTACATGCGCCTGCTGCGCACGGAGGTGTGAACCCGGCCATGCCCCGCCGTCAACGCCGTGCGCACCGGCTCGCCGCCGACCTCGGGCTGCTGATCGTGGCCGCCGCCTTCGTGCTGCCGCTCGCCTGGGTGGTCCTCTCCGCCGTCGACCCGCACGCCGGCCTGCGGGTGCGGATCCCGGACGGGTTCACCTTCGGGAACTTCGACGCGATCCTCACCCCTGACATCACCTACACCCCGTTGCTCAACAGCCTGATCCTGTGCGGCGGCGCAACCGCGCTCACCGTCGTCTGCGCCGCCCTCGCCGCCTACCCGCTCTCCCGCTACCGCTCCCGGTTCAACCGCCCGTTCCTGCTGTCCGTCCTGTTCGCCACGAGTCTCCCCATCACCGCGATCATGGTGCCGGTGTACGCGCTGTTCGTCCGGATCAACCTGATCGACACCATGCAGGGCACGATCCTGTTCTTCGCCGCCTCCCAGCTCCCCTTCGCCATCTGGCTGATGAAGAACTTCATGGACGGCGTCCCGAAGGAGCTGGAGGAGGCCGCCTGGACGGACGGCGCCAACCCCCTGCAGTCGCTGGTGCGCATCGTGCTGCCGCTGATGGGTCCCGGGCTCGCCGTCGTCACCGTCTTCGCCTTCGTGATGATGTGGGGCAACTTCTTCGTCCCGTTCATGCTGCTGCTCTCGCCTGACCAGATGCCCGCCTCGGTCTCCATCAACGACTTCTTCGGCAACCGTGGCATGGTGGCGTACGGCCAGCTCGCCGCCTTCTCCGTCATCTACTCGACGCCGGTGATCCTGCTGTACGTGCTGGTCGCGCGCCGGCTGGGCGGCGGGTTCGCGCTCGGCGGGGCCGTCAAGGGATGACCAGGTGAGCAGCGTCCGTGA
Coding sequences within:
- a CDS encoding carbohydrate ABC transporter permease → MTQPVRHPVVTRRIARGLPLAPALVLILLFLGGPIVYCAWIAFTDLQLTGQAHSSFVGFANFRRAFRDDAFLNAVWLTLVFTVLSSLVGQNTLGLALAALMRRASKPVRTLTGGIVVTAWVLPEVVAGFLLYAFFRKEGTLNAVLGLLHLPSQNWLFTLPILAVSFANVWRGTAFSMLVYSAALDEIPSEIEESAEVDGAGGWRRMWHITLPMIRRSIGTNLMLNTLQTLSVFGLIWVMTRGGPGGKSQTLPLFMYEQAFQNSMIGYGTAVALLLLLVGSLFSVVYMRLLRTEV
- a CDS encoding carbohydrate ABC transporter permease, translating into MPRRQRRAHRLAADLGLLIVAAAFVLPLAWVVLSAVDPHAGLRVRIPDGFTFGNFDAILTPDITYTPLLNSLILCGGATALTVVCAALAAYPLSRYRSRFNRPFLLSVLFATSLPITAIMVPVYALFVRINLIDTMQGTILFFAASQLPFAIWLMKNFMDGVPKELEEAAWTDGANPLQSLVRIVLPLMGPGLAVVTVFAFVMMWGNFFVPFMLLLSPDQMPASVSINDFFGNRGMVAYGQLAAFSVIYSTPVILLYVLVARRLGGGFALGGAVKG